The window GACGTCCCGCCGCGCAAGCTGGTCGTTGGCTCGCCGGCACGGGTGCTGCGCGACGTGCCCGACGACGAGCTCCTCCCTACCAGAGGCGTCCGTGAACCGACACCCGTGGCCACAGTTCACGAACTCGGTCACGTGACGGATGTTCCGATCCGGGTGGACCCCCATGCTGGCGTCGTGCTTTGATGCGCCGGTCGGGATCCGACGAGGAAGGGGGATCGATGGATGGCGCCCGCAGGCTCTCGGTTGGGGAAATCGATTGCTGGTTGTTGAGCGACGGCACGAATCCCTATCCGAGAGAGGCGATGTTCTCGAACGTCGCCGCGGAGGAGCGGGACACGGCGCTCCAGGGCTACGTCGATGAGGACGGCATGGTGCCCTCGACCTATCACTGCCTGCTGGTCCGGTCCGGTGACCGTGTCGCGCTGATCGACGCGGGCCTGGGGGACCTGGCCGGGCCCGACGCGCCCGTGGGGAAGCTCCAGGGGTCGCTTCGCGAGGCCGGCGTGGGGCCCGGCGACGTGGACGTCGTGGTCATCTCGCACGGCCATGCCGACCATATCGGCGGCCTGACCATGGAGCGCGATGGAGCACGTGTCCCCACGTACGGGAGAGCCCGCCACCACGTGTGGCAGAGCGAGTGGGACTTCTGGACCTCGCCCGCCGCGGATGCGCTTCCCGAGATGCTGCTCGGGCCCGCCCGGATGAC of the Actinomycetota bacterium genome contains:
- a CDS encoding MBL fold metallo-hydrolase; the encoded protein is MSDGTNPYPREAMFSNVAAEERDTALQGYVDEDGMVPSTYHCLLVRSGDRVALIDAGLGDLAGPDAPVGKLQGSLREAGVGPGDVDVVVISHGHADHIGGLTMERDGARVPTYGRARHHVWQSEWDFWTSPAADALPEMLLGPARMTFPVLEQAGLVEPVGEETDVLPGVRLLPAPGHTPGHAVVAITSGGEGLLYVADAVVHQLDFEHPEWLSAFDAIPNLTVQTRRRLLDRAAQDGSPIVAFHVGYGHVTRANGAYRFQPS